One part of the Brevinematia bacterium genome encodes these proteins:
- a CDS encoding metallophosphoesterase family protein, whose protein sequence is MVVAIFSDVHSNLESLEGFVNETYGKVDRYICLGDIVGYGPDPNVCVNIVKSLCGTEWAIRGNHDRALLDPQRTSEFNFVAAEAIFWTLNRVSESELDYLRKLSDIIDYDSYIFVHGGLTDLDEYIISLSSAKRNLNKLENVGKKIMFFGHTHIPAMWSSKGFHEVPFDRPIYLDNDSIYLINPGALGQPRDNIPLGAYLLFNTTENFVIFKRFEYDVEKTYRKIVNRGLPEYLGRRLKFGV, encoded by the coding sequence ATGGTTGTAGCTATTTTTTCTGATGTTCACTCAAATTTGGAATCACTTGAAGGTTTTGTCAATGAAACTTATGGTAAAGTTGATCGTTATATATGTCTTGGAGACATTGTGGGTTACGGGCCTGATCCAAACGTTTGCGTAAACATAGTTAAGTCGCTATGTGGCACAGAATGGGCTATAAGAGGTAATCACGATAGAGCACTACTTGATCCTCAGAGAACCTCAGAGTTCAATTTCGTTGCAGCAGAGGCCATCTTTTGGACGCTCAACAGAGTTTCCGAAAGTGAGCTAGACTACCTAAGAAAACTAAGTGACATAATAGATTACGATAGCTACATTTTCGTTCATGGAGGACTAACTGACCTAGACGAATACATTATTTCGCTTTCCTCAGCTAAGAGGAACTTAAACAAGCTGGAAAATGTAGGGAAAAAGATAATGTTTTTCGGACACACTCATATCCCAGCAATGTGGTCTTCCAAGGGGTTTCACGAAGTGCCTTTTGACAGACCAATCTATCTTGATAACGACTCCATATACCTGATAAACCCTGGCGCTCTAGGGCAACCTAGAGACAATATACCTCTCGGAGCGTATTTGCTTTTCAATACAACCGAAAATTTTGTAATATTTAAAAGATTTGAGTATGACGTTGAAAAAACCTACCGAAAGATTGTAAACAGAGGACTGCCAGAATACCTAGGAAGAAGACTAAAGTTCGGAGTCTAA